The genomic region TCTGCAGCATTAATAGCATTTAcctattattgttactttGCAGAACTAGATTCAGTTCTTGGGCCAGATGTTTGCTCAGAAATCCAAGGAAAAGTTATTCAAATAATCAACGATATTAATAGTGATTCCGAAGAAGACACTAATGGGGCTATAATGGAAGTATTAAGTCAAGTAATCAGCTATAACCCCAAAGGATTGGATTCTaaggaagaaattttacaaGCAGAATTTCACCTAGTGTTTACAATATCATCTAAAGATCCAGCAAATGTTCAGGTCGTCGTACAAAGTCAAGAATGTCTAGAGAAACTACTGGATGAAATCAATATGGATAATTACAAGAATTATATTGAATTATGTCTTCCATCTTTTATTAACGTTCTGGATTCCAACAGTGTAAACAATTATAGATATTCGCCATTGCTATCGTTAGTTTTGGAGTTCATTacagttttcttgaagaagaagcctATTGATGGATTTTTACCGGATGAAATAACTCAATACTTGTTTGAACCACTGGCAAAAGTATTAGTATATTCTAGCGAAGAGGAAACCCTACAACTAGCAACGGAGTCATTCAGCTACCTAATTTTCAATACGGATACTCAGGTAATGGAGCCGAGACTAATGGATATCATGAAGGTTTTAGAAAGGCTTTTGTCTCTCGAAGTATCAGACTCGGCTGCTATGAATGTCGGGCCATTAGTGGTTACTATATTCacaaagttttcaaaagatatcCAACCATTGGTAGGAAGAATCTTGGAAGCTGTTATAGTAAGATTGGTTAAGGCACAAAACATTTCTACCCAACAAAACCTCCTCTCTGTGTTATGCTTCTTAACATGCAACGACTCTAGGCAAACAGTCGAATTTTTGTCCAATTTCCgcattgatgataaaaatgCTTTGTCATTGGTCATGCAAAAATGGATGGAGGCCTTTGAAGTCATCAGAGGCGAAAAAAGGATCAAAGAGAATATTGTTGCACTAAgtaatcttttcttcttagaTGACGCAAGATTGCGGAAAGTGATGGTCAATGGCGACCTGATACCATACGAAAGCGACGTAATCATCACAAGGTCAATGGCTAAGAGAATGCCTGACAGGTACGTGCAAGTTCCGCTTTACACtaaaattattaaattGTTTGTTTCCGAACTAGGCtttcaaaacaaacaaCCCGATCCAAAACAATTGATCACTAGTAACATGCAGCACGATGCGGCAAATCTCAACAACGATGAAGACAACGATGATTGGGAAGACGTGGATGACGTATTAGATTACGAAAAGTTAAAGGAATATATTAATGATGATGTGGACggagaagatgaagacgaCTCTGAAGATATCACGGGACTCATGGACGTGAAGGAGTCTGTTGTTCAGATACTGGTaagattttttaaagagGTAGCAACCAAGGACGTGAGTGGCTTCAATCGTATTTACGAAACTCTATCTGATAGCGATCGTAAGGTTCTTTCAGAGGCTCTTTTATAGCTTATATACATAGATCCTAGATGAACAAATATAGAGTATTTACAGTTGAAAAAACGCGGCAAAATAAGCGCCGTctatataaaaaggaaagagagTATCATATAGATTGATTTCAGTAGGTGGCAAAAATAATCCAAGATCAAAAGTCAGAAAATGGACCCTACGGGAATGAATAACATGTTGAGTTATTTGGCACCTTCAGAGCTTATCAATCCTGTAAAGAGCTCCCATAATAAGCCTTCGGTGTTGGTGCTG from Saccharomyces mikatae IFO 1815 strain IFO1815 genome assembly, chromosome: 7 harbors:
- the KAP114 gene encoding karyopherin KAP114 (similar to Saccharomyces cerevisiae KAP114 (YGL241W); ancestral locus Anc_3.564); this encodes MNIDELVTRAQSADKLTREAAETQLLQWCDSNASQMFTALANVALQHQSPLESRQFALLSLRKLITMYWSPGFESYRSTSVVEVNVKDFIREVLLKLCLNDNENTKIINGASYCIVQISAVDFPDQWPQLLTVIYDAISHQHSLNAMSLLNEIYDDVVSEEMFFEGGIGLETVQIIFKVLATDTSTLVAKFAALKLFKACLLQMSSHNGYDEESRKSFISQCLSTSLQRLGQLLTMGFHSENVVSQLKLKSIIYENLVLIKNDFSKNHFSIDLQKQFKIVTVQDLNNIAHLDTNGNSIEYESISEAVHDGSIYIVEFLTSVCTVPFGSEEVDIIIRSLTTLCQVNSEIMELWISDFNTFVSKETGLAASYNVRDQSSEFLISLSNPLLSLIFSVISKDIERNTYDNQILESLLYLLQSVLLNDDEITDQNLDESLQTLIKTFQNVLVSPEVKELTLARAILVIPKVLDKFIDVLPDIKSLTSKFLTKSLDLALKHDNELIKSAALIAFTYYCYFAELDSVLGPDVCSEIQGKVIQIINDINSDSEEDTNGAIMEVLSQVISYNPKGLDSKEEILQAEFHLVFTISSKDPANVQVVVQSQECLEKLLDEINMDNYKNYIELCLPSFINVLDSNSVNNYRYSPLLSLVLEFITVFLKKKPIDGFLPDEITQYLFEPLAKVLVYSSEEETLQLATESFSYLIFNTDTQVMEPRLMDIMKVLERLLSLEVSDSAAMNVGPLVVTIFTKFSKDIQPLVGRILEAVIVRLVKAQNISTQQNLLSVLCFLTCNDSRQTVEFLSNFRIDDKNALSLVMQKWMEAFEVIRGEKRIKENIVALSNLFFLDDARLRKVMVNGDLIPYESDVIITRSMAKRMPDRYVQVPLYTKIIKLFVSELGFQNKQPDPKQLITSNMQHDAANLNNDEDNDDWEDVDDVLDYEKLKEYINDDVDGEDEDDSEDITGLMDVKESVVQILVRFFKEVATKDVSGFNRIYETLSDSDRKVLSEALL